The DNA region CACATACTCAAGTCCAAGCCGCAGGCCGGCGTCATCAAGAATTGTTGCTACCTCCCGAATTCTTTTAACATAGCGACGGAAGTGCATGCGGTAGGTCAAGTGATCGTGTCGTGGCGTGATATAGGTGCGGATACGTTTGGCTCCCGCCCGACCCAACACCTCCGCCACGTTTGGGAGTTCGTCGATACCGCGCCGGTATTCCTCTTCCGAATCGGTGCGGATATTGACCGTTAGCCCCGGGGCTCCCCATTGGAGATTACTTTGCCGCATCTCTCCGAGCAGGTTCTGTAAATCGATTGTGGAATATTGCGACAGTTCACGGGGATTGGGAACAATGGATTCAAAGCCATGGGTTTTCGCCAGAACCATGAGTTCCTTCACAGTTGCCTGGATTCCGAGGAGTCGATGATCCAAACAAAGCCGGAATCGGCGATGGATGGATTCATTTTGGCCCCAAAGCCAGGAATGGTTGCCTGGGTGAGCAAGTAAGGAAGTTGCCAAGGCGGATGCGGGGATTGTTTTGAGAAACTGACGGCGGTTCAAAGGTTTCATTGTAAATGCGGGGTCGGTGATTAGGGTCTGGCTGTGTCCATTTCCCGCATGGTGTGTTGAAGCAGCCACGGTAGAAAGTTGGCTCCCTGATCAAGATCAGGCCAGGCGCGTTGCAAAGCCTGCTGAATTTCAGCTCGAATGGGACGCGCCTGTTCGCCGATTCGGTCAACCACATTGGCGGCCGCCACCCGGATGTAGAGACGTTCATCTTGCAGGAAGCTTGCCAGGACCGTTAGGGCCTGTTCCGGCTTGTCCATCTTGCACAGGGCTTGAGCGGCGGCTATCCGGACTTCAGATACCGTATCCTTATTTAGGATGTGGAGCAATTTTTCTTGAGAGGGCAGTGCTTCTGTTCCCAGGTTCGTCAATCCATTCGCCGCCCAAAAGCGGACGGCGGGTTCCTGATCTTCCAGGCGTAGAATCAATTCGTCGACATTTCGACCGCCCATTAACAGGGCTGTTTCCAGAACCCGTTCAACCGGAAAGGCTGCACTCTGGCCGTATTCATATTCCGAGGTCGGTTTTGCGCGCTCTCGCAGGTACTGTTCAGGGATCAAACCGAGGTCCCTGGTTTCGAGAACCCAGGCCACGTGAAGCTCGCGCATCCTTTCCAGGATTTCCCTATATTCCGGAGAACCGGCCAGATTGTGTAATTCAAAGGGATCCGCTTGAATGTCATAAAGTTCTTCCAATGGTTTGGTGGGTGCCATAAAATGGGCGTGGGCGCCGCTTAATTTTCCCTCATCGCCAAGACGCCTCATTTCCTTGGACGTTTCCAGCAGGTCCATATAATCCAGCCAGGGATAGTGTGGCAGGTAAGGCATATAATTGCGGTGGTATTTGAAGTGTTTATCGCGGACTGTCCGGCTCATGTCGTAGCGTTCGTCCATGCGGTCGCGGATGCCATAGACATACTGCCTGGGATCAGAGGCGTTGTCTCCCAGGAATGCACGACCTTGAATGTATTCAGGGATGGATACGCCAGCCAGACTGAGTATGGAAGGTCCGAAGTCCACGAAGCTGACCAGTCGATCCGTAACGGATCCCGCTGGGCTTGGGGCAAGATGTTTCCATTTATCCGGAAAGCGAATGATCAAGGGAACCTGCATGCCCGTGTCAAAAATAAATTGTTTGGCCCTTGGCAATCCGGTGCCGTGGTCGCTGAAAAAAAACACTATGGTACTCTCCAGCAATCCATCCGCTTCCAGTTCCTCCAGAATATCCGCCACCTCATAATCCATTTGGGTTGCCATGTCGTAGTAGCGGGCCCACTCCCCGCGGATTTTTGCCGTATCCGGATGATAGGGCGGGACTTCCATTTCCTCGGGTCTCCGGCGCTGATCGGGCCGCACGCGTTCGGTAAGTTTTTGGAAATCTTCTTCGCTGAAACGCACCCGGCTCTCATGCGTGGCGTTTATGTTGTGCACGTAGAAGAAAGGCTGATTTGCTTTTCGATTTCGCCAATGGGCTTTGCCGCGCAACCCGCTCCAGGCCCCTTCCGGCACAGGAAAGTTGTAGTCAGTTTTGGATACATTACCGGTATAGTATCCCGCTTCCCGAAGCAGTTGGGGAAAAGTTTTGAAAAATCCCGGCAAAGTGGCCGTGCAGCGCATGTGCTGAGAGCCGATGGAAGAGGCATACATACCGGTGACCAGGCAGGAGCGTGCGGTGGCGCAGACCCCGGTGTTGGCAAAGGCCTGGGTGTAGCGGACACCTTCAGTAGCAAGCTTATCGAGGGTTGGGGTGATTGCCTGATCATCGCCATAGCAGCCCAGGTGCGGGCTCAAGTCCTCACAGGTTATCCATACGATGTTTGGGCGATTCGGTTCCCCGAATGTGAATGGGATACCGATAATAATCGAGATTCCCAAACCGGTGACCTGAAAGATCCGCCGGATAACTCGCTGGCAATGGGTCATTAATCTCTCAATTGGGTATGGAAACGGTTGAGGGAGGTTAGAACGCCATCGAGAAGGTCATCTTCCACTTGCGGGGTGAATGGGCTGGCTTTTTCAGTCTCATAGCCCCCTTCGGCAAAAGCCTGGCGCGTGGCAAGGTATCCAAAAGATCCATTGGTGTAGCCAAAATAGAACGTGTGGGCAAAGGGAGACTCCTCCCGGATCTTCATGGCAATTTCGGAAAACAACTCACAGGGCGCCGACCAGATCATGATGTCCCGGTTTATGCGGAGGAACGAGACCGGGAAAAGGATCTCCTTACGACCCGTGCTCGAAACACGCCCATAGGCGGAAAGTTCTTTCGGCCAGGTAAAGCCCTGCCTCAAG from Verrucomicrobiota bacterium includes:
- a CDS encoding TIM barrel protein, whose protein sequence is MKPLNRRQFLKTIPASALATSLLAHPGNHSWLWGQNESIHRRFRLCLDHRLLGIQATVKELMVLAKTHGFESIVPNPRELSQYSTIDLQNLLGEMRQSNLQWGAPGLTVNIRTDSEEEYRRGIDELPNVAEVLGRAGAKRIRTYITPRHDHLTYRMHFRRYVKRIREVATILDDAGLRLGLEYVAPRHLRTSGRYTFIFTLAETMELIEEARKSNVGVVLDSFHWHNARETEADILRLKGSDVIACDLEDAPAGIPIDELTDAPRAL
- a CDS encoding sulfatase-like hydrolase/transferase: MTHCQRVIRRIFQVTGLGISIIIGIPFTFGEPNRPNIVWITCEDLSPHLGCYGDDQAITPTLDKLATEGVRYTQAFANTGVCATARSCLVTGMYASSIGSQHMRCTATLPGFFKTFPQLLREAGYYTGNVSKTDYNFPVPEGAWSGLRGKAHWRNRKANQPFFYVHNINATHESRVRFSEEDFQKLTERVRPDQRRRPEEMEVPPYHPDTAKIRGEWARYYDMATQMDYEVADILEELEADGLLESTIVFFFSDHGTGLPRAKQFIFDTGMQVPLIIRFPDKWKHLAPSPAGSVTDRLVSFVDFGPSILSLAGVSIPEYIQGRAFLGDNASDPRQYVYGIRDRMDERYDMSRTVRDKHFKYHRNYMPYLPHYPWLDYMDLLETSKEMRRLGDEGKLSGAHAHFMAPTKPLEELYDIQADPFELHNLAGSPEYREILERMRELHVAWVLETRDLGLIPEQYLRERAKPTSEYEYGQSAAFPVERVLETALLMGGRNVDELILRLEDQEPAVRFWAANGLTNLGTEALPSQEKLLHILNKDTVSEVRIAAAQALCKMDKPEQALTVLASFLQDERLYIRVAAANVVDRIGEQARPIRAEIQQALQRAWPDLDQGANFLPWLLQHTMREMDTARP